A region of Tigriopus californicus strain San Diego chromosome 7, Tcal_SD_v2.1, whole genome shotgun sequence DNA encodes the following proteins:
- the LOC131884275 gene encoding uncharacterized protein LOC131884275, with protein MSQRGLHSETSKGARPPGDYDADDFQIGPYPSYKMGPMEILLVFLLFLLWFYALRRIYKVWTNILNFSDISSDSFGQRHGWDAFIQWALEHIRGKKQSANQRRSSTLSPGSSRVGQSQGQPKAQDPEAQEATDQVQLESHCEASQRIDGTKDRGDNLPCKSNKIRHHSIVIVDNERGNQDQSELDVPEQLILTEQAQDWSPQSLYQSQV; from the exons ATGAGTCAAAGAGGGTTACATTCAGAAACGTCGAAAGGTGCCAGACCCCCAGGGGATTACGATGCggatgattttcaaattggccCCTATCCCTCATATAAGATGGGTCCAATGGAAATCCTGCTggttttccttctctttctatTGTGGTTTTACGCCCTGAGAAGAATCTACAAAGTGTGGACTAACATTCTGAATTTTTCTGATATCAGCTCGGATTCTTTTGGACAAAGGCATG GCTGGGACGCTTTTATTCAATGGGCCCTGGAACATATTCGTGGTAAGAAGCAATCTGCAAATCAAAGGCGCTCGTCGACCTTATCTCCTGGGAGCTCCAGGGTCGGTCAAAGTCAAGGCCAACCAAAGGCTCAAGACCCAGAGGCCCAGGAGGCGACAGATCAAGTCCAACTCGAGAGCCATTGCGAGGCCTCTCAAAGAATTGATGGAACAAAGGACAGAGGAGATAATCTACCCTGTAAATCCAACAAAATCCGACACCATTCAATTGTGATAGTGGACAACGAGCGAGGCAACCAGGATCAAAGTGAGCTCGATGTGCCTGAACAGCTTATTCTTACAGAGCAAGCCCAAGACTGGTCGCCTCAGAGCCTTTATCAAAGCCAAGTATAA